The proteins below are encoded in one region of Tomitella fengzijianii:
- the pheT gene encoding phenylalanine--tRNA ligase subunit beta, which translates to MRVAQSWVTEVLRQANAGWQVTPAELDAGFVRVGLEVEEVTGFDAVRGPVVVGRVAQIVELEGFKKPIRHCQVDVGEQEPRSIVCGARNFAEGDLVVVALPGAELPGGFAIASRKTYGQVSDGMICSPSELGVGDDHSGILVLESAAGAQGAHAPGDDALPLLGLDDSVFELAVTPDRGYCLSLRGLARELACGFDLEFADPADVAPLPVGGGGPTVELRAESGAQRFAMREVTGVDPAALTPWWMRRRLLLSGIRPISPAVDVTNYVMLELGQPLHAFDADQVRGGLVVRRAAPGETLTTLDGIERKLDAEDVVICDDSGPVSLAGVMGGESTEVRDSSTRILLEAACWDPLAVFKTARRHKLPSEASRRFERNVDPAVAAAALDRAAALLTGISGGRVEPVLTDVGGVPETAGITMDAGLPERVAGTGYAQGAAERRLRQIGCAVRAGGDVLSVTPPTWRPDLTRPADLVEEVLRLEGLEKIPSVVPATPAGRGLTPRQRRRRSVGRALAHGGYIEVLPSPFLPAAVFDTWGLDADDPRRTTTSVLNPLEADRPELATTLLPGLLEIVARNVARGRRDLSLFSIAQVVLPHPGTEPVPALPVDRRPSDAQIAMLIDSLPDQPVHVGAVLTGLRDPRGQWGPGRPADAADAIDAARLIAGTAGIGLDIEAAQHLPWHPGRCARLSVGGRTVGYAGELHPAVLERAGLPARTCAVEMDLDGLPITENYPAPTISAYPAVLQDVAVVVDAGVPAAAVEAALRKGAGELLEDLALFDVFTGEQLGGGRKSLAYALTFRAADRTLTEDEVSVHREAAVAAAADAVGAELRS; encoded by the coding sequence GTGCGAGTAGCGCAATCCTGGGTGACCGAGGTACTCCGGCAGGCCAACGCGGGCTGGCAGGTGACGCCCGCGGAACTGGACGCGGGCTTCGTGCGCGTGGGCCTCGAAGTGGAGGAAGTGACGGGGTTCGACGCCGTCCGCGGGCCCGTGGTGGTGGGCCGGGTCGCGCAGATCGTGGAGCTCGAAGGGTTCAAGAAGCCCATCCGGCACTGCCAGGTGGACGTGGGGGAGCAGGAGCCGCGCAGCATCGTGTGCGGCGCGCGCAACTTCGCCGAGGGCGACCTGGTCGTCGTCGCGCTGCCGGGGGCCGAGCTCCCGGGCGGTTTCGCCATCGCCTCGCGCAAGACGTACGGCCAGGTCTCGGACGGCATGATCTGCTCGCCGTCCGAGCTCGGCGTGGGTGACGACCATTCCGGGATCCTCGTCCTCGAGTCCGCGGCGGGGGCGCAAGGCGCGCATGCGCCGGGCGACGACGCGCTGCCGCTGCTCGGTCTGGACGACTCGGTCTTCGAGCTCGCTGTGACACCCGACCGCGGCTACTGCTTGAGCCTGCGCGGTCTGGCCAGGGAACTGGCCTGCGGGTTCGACCTCGAATTCGCCGACCCCGCGGACGTGGCCCCGCTTCCCGTCGGGGGAGGGGGGCCGACGGTGGAGCTGCGCGCCGAGTCGGGGGCGCAGCGCTTCGCGATGCGCGAGGTCACCGGGGTGGACCCGGCGGCGCTCACGCCGTGGTGGATGCGCCGGCGTCTGTTGCTCTCCGGGATCCGGCCCATCTCGCCGGCCGTGGACGTCACCAACTACGTGATGCTCGAGCTCGGCCAGCCGCTGCACGCTTTCGACGCCGACCAGGTGCGCGGCGGGCTGGTCGTGCGCCGCGCCGCGCCGGGCGAGACGCTCACCACCCTGGACGGGATCGAACGGAAGCTCGACGCCGAGGACGTCGTGATCTGCGACGACTCGGGCCCCGTCTCGCTCGCCGGTGTGATGGGCGGGGAGTCCACCGAGGTGCGCGACTCGTCCACCCGCATCCTTCTGGAGGCGGCCTGCTGGGACCCGCTCGCAGTGTTCAAGACCGCCCGGCGCCACAAGCTGCCCAGTGAGGCGAGCCGCAGGTTCGAGCGCAACGTGGATCCGGCCGTCGCCGCGGCCGCGCTCGACCGCGCCGCGGCGCTGCTCACCGGGATCTCAGGCGGCCGGGTGGAGCCCGTGCTCACGGACGTCGGCGGCGTGCCGGAGACCGCGGGGATCACGATGGATGCGGGACTGCCGGAGCGGGTCGCGGGCACCGGCTACGCGCAGGGCGCGGCGGAGCGCCGGCTGCGGCAGATCGGCTGCGCGGTCCGCGCCGGCGGGGATGTGCTCTCGGTGACGCCGCCGACCTGGCGCCCCGACCTGACCCGGCCCGCCGACCTGGTCGAGGAGGTGCTGCGGCTCGAAGGGCTCGAGAAGATCCCGTCGGTGGTGCCGGCGACGCCCGCCGGGCGCGGGTTGACGCCGCGGCAGCGCCGCCGCCGGTCGGTCGGACGGGCCCTGGCGCACGGCGGGTACATTGAGGTGCTGCCCAGCCCGTTCCTGCCGGCCGCGGTCTTCGACACCTGGGGCCTTGACGCCGACGACCCGCGCCGCACCACCACCTCGGTGCTCAATCCGCTGGAGGCCGATCGGCCCGAGCTGGCGACCACTCTTCTGCCCGGGCTCCTCGAGATCGTCGCCCGCAACGTGGCCCGCGGCCGCCGCGACCTGTCGCTGTTCTCGATCGCGCAGGTGGTCCTTCCACATCCCGGCACCGAGCCGGTGCCGGCGCTGCCGGTGGACCGTCGCCCGAGCGACGCGCAGATCGCCATGCTGATCGACTCGCTGCCGGATCAGCCCGTGCACGTCGGCGCGGTGCTGACGGGGCTGCGTGATCCGCGTGGGCAGTGGGGGCCGGGACGGCCTGCCGATGCGGCCGACGCGATCGACGCGGCCCGGCTCATCGCCGGCACCGCGGGGATCGGACTGGACATCGAAGCCGCGCAGCATCTTCCCTGGCACCCGGGGCGGTGTGCGCGGTTGTCGGTGGGCGGGCGGACGGTCGGGTATGCCGGCGAGCTGCACCCCGCCGTGCTGGAGCGTGCGGGGCTTCCGGCGCGCACCTGCGCTGTCGAGATGGATCTGGACGGGCTGCCGATCACCGAGAACTACCCGGCGCCCACCATCTCCGCCTACCCCGCGGTGCTGCAGGACGTCGCGGTGGTGGTCGACGCCGGTGTGCCGGCCGCGGCGGTGGAGGCCGCCCTGCGGAAGGGGGCCGGCGAGCTGCTGGAGGACCTCGCGCTCTTCGACGTGTTCACGGGCGAGCAGCTGGGCGGGGGTCGCAAGTCGCTGGCCTACGCGCTCACCTTCCGGGCCGCCGACAGGACACTGACCGAGGACGAGGTCAGCGTGCACCGCGAGGCGGCGGTGGCCGCGGCGGCCGACGCGGTGGGGGCCGAGCTGCGCAGCTGA
- the argC gene encoding N-acetyl-gamma-glutamyl-phosphate reductase: MTTKVAVAGASGYAGGEILRLLLGHPGVQDGSIEIGALTAGGNAGAALGSLQPHLTPLAGRMLEDTNPEVLGGHDVVFLALPHGKSAEIAGRLAESVTIIDCGADFRLGEAAEWDRYYGGHHAGTWPYGLPELPGNREALHGAKRIAVPGCYPSSANLAITPAVAAGLVRPEVTVVAVSGSSGAGRSLRTDLLGSEIIGSARAYGVGGAHRHTPEIIQNLSRFAGGEVSVSFTPVLAPMARGILATCVAPLAPGVTPDEDAIRAVYAAAYADEPFVHVLPQGQLPQTSSVIGSNTVHVQVTVDERAGRLVALAALDNLTKGTAGGAVQSMNLALGLPETQGLPIAGVAP; this comes from the coding sequence ATGACGACGAAGGTTGCGGTCGCCGGTGCCAGTGGCTACGCGGGCGGGGAGATTCTGCGTCTCCTCCTGGGGCACCCGGGCGTGCAGGACGGTTCCATCGAGATCGGCGCACTGACCGCCGGCGGTAACGCGGGCGCGGCGCTGGGATCGCTGCAGCCGCACCTGACGCCCCTGGCGGGCCGCATGCTGGAGGACACCAACCCCGAGGTGCTCGGCGGACACGACGTGGTCTTCCTCGCGCTTCCGCACGGCAAGTCGGCGGAGATCGCCGGGCGGTTGGCGGAGTCGGTGACCATCATCGACTGCGGCGCGGACTTCCGGCTGGGCGAGGCCGCAGAATGGGACCGCTACTACGGCGGCCACCATGCCGGCACCTGGCCGTACGGGCTGCCGGAGCTGCCGGGTAACAGGGAGGCGCTGCACGGCGCGAAGCGGATCGCGGTGCCCGGCTGCTACCCGAGCAGTGCGAACCTGGCGATCACGCCCGCCGTGGCGGCCGGGCTCGTGCGGCCGGAGGTCACCGTCGTGGCCGTCAGCGGCTCGTCCGGCGCCGGCAGGTCGCTGCGCACGGACCTGCTGGGCTCGGAGATCATCGGCTCGGCGCGGGCCTACGGGGTCGGCGGGGCGCACCGGCACACGCCCGAGATCATCCAGAACCTTTCACGGTTCGCCGGCGGAGAGGTGTCGGTGTCGTTCACCCCCGTCCTCGCGCCGATGGCGCGCGGAATCCTGGCCACGTGCGTCGCGCCGTTGGCCCCCGGCGTGACGCCGGACGAGGACGCGATCCGCGCGGTGTACGCCGCGGCCTACGCCGACGAGCCGTTCGTGCACGTGCTCCCGCAGGGGCAGCTGCCGCAGACCAGCTCCGTCATCGGATCGAACACCGTGCACGTGCAGGTCACGGTGGACGAGCGCGCGGGCCGTCTTGTGGCGCTGGCCGCGCTGGACAACCTGACCAAGGGAACGGCCGGCGGCGCGGTCCAGTCGATGAACCTCGCCCTGGGGCTGCCGGAGACCCAGGGCCTACCGATCGCAGGGGTGGCACCATGA
- the argJ gene encoding bifunctional glutamate N-acetyltransferase/amino-acid acetyltransferase ArgJ — MTDSADAAQHEQAETRVVTDQGVTAAAGFRAAGIVAGIKASGRPDLALLLNEGPDFAAAGVFTRNKVKAAPVLWSSQVLRGERVRAVVLNSGGANACTGAPGFQDAHRTAEETAAALSDWGSETGAGEVAVCSTGLIGDRLPMDTLLSGVREIVHELAGGLTGGDAAARAIMTTDTVPKQAAVHHAGKWNVGGMAKGAGMLAPSLATMLCVITTDVSATPAQLDQALRNATARTFDRLDVDGATSTNDTVLLLASGASGVTAQQDQLDAAVFAVCDSLADQMMADAEGVTKRVRITVEGASSEEEALVGARAVARDSLVKTALFGSDPNWGRVLAAIGIAPIALDPDRIRVSFNGAPVCIDGMGAPGAREVDLSGEDIHVLVELGMGAASASIRTTDLSHAYVEENSAYSS, encoded by the coding sequence ATGACCGATTCAGCGGACGCCGCGCAGCACGAACAGGCGGAGACCAGGGTGGTGACGGATCAGGGCGTCACCGCGGCGGCGGGGTTCCGCGCCGCGGGCATCGTCGCGGGAATCAAGGCGAGCGGCCGGCCCGACCTGGCCCTGCTGCTCAACGAGGGGCCGGACTTCGCCGCCGCCGGCGTGTTCACGCGCAACAAGGTCAAGGCGGCGCCGGTCCTGTGGTCGTCGCAGGTTCTGCGCGGTGAGCGCGTGCGCGCGGTCGTCCTCAACTCGGGCGGCGCCAACGCCTGCACCGGCGCGCCGGGATTCCAGGACGCGCACCGCACGGCGGAGGAGACCGCCGCGGCGCTCAGCGACTGGGGGAGCGAGACGGGCGCCGGCGAGGTGGCGGTGTGCTCCACCGGGCTGATCGGAGACCGGTTGCCGATGGACACGCTGCTGTCCGGGGTGCGCGAGATCGTGCATGAGCTCGCCGGCGGACTCACCGGGGGCGACGCTGCCGCGCGGGCGATCATGACCACGGACACGGTTCCGAAGCAGGCGGCGGTCCACCATGCCGGCAAGTGGAACGTGGGCGGGATGGCCAAGGGGGCCGGCATGCTGGCGCCCTCGCTCGCCACGATGCTCTGCGTGATCACCACCGACGTGTCGGCGACACCCGCACAGTTGGACCAGGCGTTGCGCAATGCGACGGCGCGGACCTTCGACCGGCTCGATGTCGACGGGGCCACGTCCACGAACGACACGGTGCTGCTCCTCGCGTCGGGCGCGAGCGGCGTGACGGCCCAGCAGGATCAGCTCGACGCCGCGGTGTTCGCGGTGTGCGACAGCCTCGCCGATCAGATGATGGCGGACGCCGAGGGCGTGACCAAGCGCGTGCGCATCACGGTGGAGGGCGCCTCCAGCGAGGAAGAGGCGCTCGTCGGCGCCCGCGCCGTCGCCCGCGACAGCCTGGTCAAGACGGCGCTGTTCGGCTCGGACCCCAACTGGGGACGGGTGCTGGCCGCCATCGGCATCGCCCCCATCGCGCTGGATCCCGACCGCATCCGGGTCTCGTTCAACGGGGCGCCCGTGTGCATCGACGGCATGGGTGCGCCCGGCGCGCGTGAGGTGGACCTGAGCGGGGAGGACATCCACGTGCTCGTCGAGCTGGGCATGGGCGCCGCGTCGGCCTCGATCCGCACCACGGACCTGTCGCACGCGTACGTCGAAGAGAACTCGGCCTACTCGTCGTGA
- the pheS gene encoding phenylalanine--tRNA ligase subunit alpha: METEQDAKDAVAQSDYAEDRLTAAADSAESAFAGAADLDALTEARHAHLGDRAVLPSAKRGLGSLPKGDRKDAGRAVNMAIGRVHKAYEARRGVLLAERDAAVLVSEAIDVTVPSTRRPVGARHPITLISEQITDVFVGMGWEVADGPEVETEHFNFDALNFLPDHPARTMQDTFHIAPEGSRQVMRTHTSPVQVRSMLSRDLPLYVVCPGRTFRTDELDATHTPVFSQIEGLAVDEGLTMAHLKGTLDAFARALFGEETRTRMRPNYFPFTEPSAEVDVWFPRKKGGAGWVEWGGCGMVDPNVLIACGIDPEVYSGFAFGMGLERTLQFRNGIPDMRDIVEGDARFTLPFGVEV, from the coding sequence ATGGAGACCGAACAGGACGCGAAGGACGCCGTAGCGCAGTCCGATTACGCCGAGGACCGGCTGACCGCCGCGGCGGATTCGGCCGAGTCGGCGTTCGCCGGTGCCGCGGACCTGGACGCGCTCACGGAGGCCCGGCACGCCCACCTGGGCGACCGTGCGGTCCTGCCGTCGGCCAAGCGCGGGCTGGGCTCGCTGCCCAAGGGCGATCGCAAGGACGCCGGGCGCGCCGTCAACATGGCGATCGGCCGCGTGCACAAGGCGTACGAGGCGCGCCGCGGGGTGCTGCTCGCCGAGCGCGACGCCGCGGTCCTGGTCTCCGAGGCCATCGACGTGACGGTGCCGTCGACCCGCCGCCCCGTCGGCGCACGGCACCCCATCACCCTGATCTCCGAGCAGATCACCGACGTGTTCGTCGGTATGGGCTGGGAGGTCGCGGACGGGCCGGAGGTCGAGACCGAGCACTTCAACTTCGACGCCCTCAATTTCCTGCCGGATCACCCCGCCCGCACCATGCAGGACACCTTCCACATCGCGCCGGAGGGGTCCCGCCAGGTGATGCGCACCCACACCTCGCCGGTCCAGGTGCGTTCCATGCTGAGCCGCGATCTGCCGCTGTACGTGGTGTGCCCGGGGCGGACGTTCCGCACCGACGAGCTCGACGCCACCCACACGCCGGTGTTCTCCCAGATCGAGGGCCTGGCCGTGGACGAAGGGCTGACGATGGCCCACCTCAAGGGCACGCTCGACGCGTTCGCGCGCGCGCTGTTCGGTGAGGAGACGCGCACGCGCATGCGGCCCAACTACTTCCCGTTCACCGAGCCTTCCGCGGAGGTGGACGTGTGGTTCCCCCGCAAGAAGGGCGGCGCCGGCTGGGTGGAATGGGGCGGCTGCGGCATGGTCGATCCGAACGTGCTCATCGCATGCGGGATCGATCCCGAGGTGTATTCCGGGTTCGCGTTCGGGATGGGGCTCGAGCGCACGCTGCAGTTCCGCAACGGCATCCCCGACATGCGTGACATCGTCGAGGGCGATGCCCGTTTCACCCTGCCGTTCGGCGTCGAGGTCTAG